TCTAATCATAACAATTGTCTCTTCCTCATCTTTTGCGCTTATCTCAATCAATTCACCTTCTACAACGCAGGTATGTGTTTTTCGAATCTGCAAAAGCTTTTTATACCATTGAAACATCTCTTTGTCCTGGTATTCTCCATCCCAGTACATACCTCGTCTGCAATCCGGATCGTTTGCTCCCGGCATTGCAAACTCATCTCCATAATATACCATAGGCATTCCCGGCAATAACAACTGAAAGGCTGCCGCCAGATGCTGTTTTTTCTTATTATCATTACATAGATGTAAAAATCTTGCTGTATCATGACTGTCAATCAGGTTCCACATAAGAGGATAACATTTTTTATTTAAGCGGCCCTTCAGATAGCCAAGGTTCTGTACAAACTGGCTGACATTAATCCTGGTATCTGCAAGCAGGTCTATCATATTCAGGTAAAATGGGTAATTCATGACAGTATCCCATTCATCTCCCTCAAGGAAATCTCCTGCATAATGCCATATTTCTCCAATTATCAGCATATCCTTCTTTACTGCCTTAATTGCCTTTCGAAAATTTTTCCAGAAAAAATGACTGATTTCATCACCTACGTCCATTCTCCATCCATCAATGTCGCATTCCTTAATCCAATAACAAGCAACATCTGTAATGTATTTTTCGACCTCAGGATTCTTCAGATTCAGCTTTGGCATTCCGCCATAATAACCAAAACATTTGAAGTTTGGAATCTCTCCCATTTCATCTTTAGGCGGCAGTTCATCAATAAAATACCAATCCAGATATCTGGATTTTTCGCCCTTTTCCAGAATATCCTGAAATGCAAAAAAATCTCTTCCTGTATGATTGTATACCGCATCCAGAACTACTTTCATTCCACGCTCATGTGCTTTTTGTACCAGCTCCCTAAGATCCTCTGTTGTTCCAAAGGAAGGATCAACCTGATAATAATCAATGGTATCGTACTTATGGCACGAATTTGATTTAAAGATAGGTGTCATATACAAGATGTCAATTCCCAGGTTCTCAATATAATCCAGATGTTCAATAATTCCTCTGAGATTGCCATGTAAATCGTCCATATGTGTAATCGGTGCTTTATACCACAGCTCCTTGTCTACTGGCTGAGACGCTGCAAAACGGGATGGAAAAATCTGATATACCACCTTGTTGGCTGCCCACTGTGGCACCTCAAACATCTCTTCCTCCCTAAGGTTCTGCGGACAGTCAAACATCCTGTCCCTGTTTGTAATACAGTCCTTATTAAATTCATAATTGCCGTAATATACCTTCTCTCCATGTGTGTCTATAAATTCAAAGAAATAGCGCAGACATATCAAATGCATCTGAAGCTGTGCTTCATAATAATCGTGGAACTGCGAAGTGGCAACCTTCTTCATAGAAATCGTCTTTCGCGTATCCTTGCGCTCCATTGGTATATACTTGTCCTCATAGTGAAGGATTATCTCCTTCATATCATCCTTTTTTACCTGCACACGGATCACGAATACATCCTTATCAATCGCATAGCAGAACCTTTTATCCATATCATGAAAAATTGCTGAATACTCCATAAATTTTCCCCTTTACTTATTTCGTTTTTTTGTATTTTAACGCACTTTTTCAAACAATTCTAACACTATATCCCTGATTTTTATAACTTTTTCTACCTTCAACCCTATATTTCCAAAGAAATAAGGATGGCTGCAGCCATCCTTAAATATTTTTCTTTAATGTTCCAATATATTCTCCGTTACAATACACAAACGGTCCAATTTCTCCTTCTTCGCCGAAATATTCTGGTCTCAATGACAGAATATGAAGCAGCTCATCCATATTATGCACCTTTGTTGCCTGATATGGCTGTTCAAATGCAATTTTTTCTACAAATAAATAGTAGTCACTGTATTTTATAAGAATACCGGTGTGACCTACGAAAACAACATCCGAATCCGGGTCATATATTGCTATGCTGAGAAGAGATATTCTATCACTATCTATTTGAAATCCATAATGCTGCCAGTTGTCGGAAAATGTGGTTTCCGGATGGTTTTCATCCGTAAGACTCTTTTCGCCATAGAGTGTAGTAAACATATCTCTATTTTCTTTTATAATCTCATATCTATCCACATTATCTATCGCTTCTGTATCAAACATTAAATAGCTGCCATTATAGCTGCTTTCCATCGTTTCTGCATGAAGCAGCCCATCCAGCAAAAGAAAAGCTGTCATTCTGCAGTTACTGTCTGAATAATCATGATTCTGTTCCCAGCCATCCATACATTTTCCTGTATCTGCCCTCATTTTTTCAGGATTAGACCACGCATCCTCCAGCTTTGCATTACTCCCTGCAGAAGCTGCAAAATCAACTACCCACTCCTGGAACACATCTACATTAGAGGCTCCCGCATCTTCCATTTCCCTGCAGACCTCTTTAATGGTATCGTTTCCGCCCATATAAGTGGCAACAGGTATCTTCTGTTTCTGTGCTGCTGTACATGCACTTAGCATCATACTGCATAAGAGCATAACAATAGCGGATAATTGAATTATTGTTTTGATTTTATTTTGTCTTTTCAATAGATATTATCTCTCCCTCAAACGGATCTACCTCAGAAATTGTTCCTGTATATTTAACAGTCACGGTATCTCCGTCGCTGATATTTTCTAAGCCTTCTGGCTTTTCTTCAAAAGTAAAACTATACGGTGTGTCATTTTCATCTGTGACAACAAACATAAAATCTTTTATCTCATCAATCGTTCCTGTCAATTCCTTTTCTTCTGCTGTTCCTTCCTGTTTCCCGGTCTCACTATTACCCGTTGCAGCACTATCCTGCTTGGGTTCTGTCTGACCACAGCCACCTAATAATCCCATGCAAAGCATCATTCCCATTACAATTACAATTAATTTCTTTTTCATTATCAATATACCTCTTTTCTTTCTTATTAGCAGTCGTTTGGCTACCCTTTAACAGATTACCCTACTATTGGATATATGTAAATAGTATGGTTTCAACCAAAAAAAGTATACCCAAATTATAACACAGCAAAACGATACGCACTTTTTTTCCTTAATGCAATACGATACTCTCGTTGTATTTCCTCCGCAGCTTTTCTCATGTTCTTTAAATGTGGAACGCATAAATCTCTTCCGGCCACTCATCTCCCTCATTTAACCCCTGCATCAATAACCAATTATCTGGCATTTCAAAGGAAATGATTTCTCCTATCTCATTTTCCAAGGTAACGAGCGCCATAAGCGGTTCGCCCGGCAAGCGCTCCTCGCATCCATAATCCACTTCGTCAATTCTTTGTATCGTCCACATCTCAAATCTCCCCTTATTTTTCTTTTATAAGCGGCTTTCCTGCCTAAACTTCTTACAGCTATAAGAAAATCCTATCACTGCAACCAGGCAAAAGACTGCTCCTGCTATCATGGCGTGACTGACACTCTCATCCGCTAATTTCCCAAAAATCAAGTTCGTTGCAATTGCAACACCATCCATCATAACAGCGTTAATGCTAAGCGCTGTGGCCCGGTTTTCGTGATGTACCTGCTCATTTTCCAAAAGGCTTACAAGCGGCAGCATCAAAGAAAATGCTACACGGACGCAAATAATAGCAAGTACCGATACCATTGCATTTGTAGAAAAAGCCAAAAACAGGCAGCACACCAGTCCTAATCCAAGTAACAGCACACCCGTTTTTCTTTTTCCAAGGCGCACGGTCAGCTTGTCAGACCAGGCTCCCGTCAATCCTGCAACCGTCATTACCGCGTATGCCCACCCTATTGCGTTATCCGTCATTCCACAACGAACATATTGCAGCTGATTCAAAAATACGGTAATGGTCTGCTGCATCTCACTAAACAGTGCAACCGAAACCAGAAAACACAACAATTCTTTTCGCCCAATCGTTTCTTTTAAGATCTGCCAGAATTCAATGACCGAACTTTTTTCCTCTTTCTCCGGTTCTTTTACCTCATCCAAAAACAGGCAAAAAATAGTGGCGATTCCATACACAACCGCTGTTAAAAGTGCACTTAAGCGGTAATTTCCACTTAAAAACAGGCTGTACACACCAGCTGCAATCAGCATACCTGCCGTTCCTATGCTGCTGTATATTCCAAAAATTCTCTGTACTTTTGCTTCCTCACTGGATAAATAGAGAATACTTTCATCTACTCCCGACAATCCTGCTATTACAATACTTAAAAGAATCCGTTCCAGCAAAAACATGCCAAATCCATTTGCCTCGTAAAACACTACTTTTGACAGAAAATAAAGCAGACAGCAGATAACCATCGTATGCTTATACCCTATCTTTTCCGCAATTATGCCCCATGGGAGCTCTAACAGCACACTTAGTGCAAGCGAAATGCTTTCCATTAATGTTATCTGGAATACACTGATTCCAGCAGCCTGACGGTACAACGTCGCAACCGCACTGTAAAAAACCATACCCTGCAAAAAGGAGATGGCATACATAATTCCTATATTCTTTTTTCTTATCATCACGTTTCGTTCCTTTCAAATTGTACACAAAGAAAGCTAAGAACTTTTCACTCTATTTGTGAATATCTTAACAATCCTACCGCTTCTCATTCTGCTTTCTTTTACAATTTAAATGGGACGATTCATGACGTTTCCTTTCCAAAACAAAAGAGGACAAATTCCTCATAGATATATTTATTTTATGACAAACCTGTCCTCTTTTCAAGTTTTTTCGTTCTATTTTGATGTAATCGATGTTCTACTCTTCCTCTGTATCTTCGGATTCCTCTAAATAATCACCGGAAAAGGTTACTCCATCGCTCTCAGATACTCCTGTATCGCTCTGAATTTTCTTACTGAGTTCCTGAATCGTTTCAGATACCTCATAATCTGTATCACCAAACAAATAAGAATGTAGTTGTATGACGTTGCTCTCCAATGTAGTCGGTACAACCACCTGACCTTTTTTGCCCAAGGTCATCGGATAATGGGAAAATGGGAATCCAGACGAATCTGCAAGCTGATACTGCGCAATTCCTGCCGCAAGCTCTAAAATATCGGCGGAAGAATAACTTGTACTGATGTCGTCCATCACCGCATCTACAATCTTATTAATTGTAAAAATATCGGATTTCTTCGCTTTTTCAAACATCAATGAAAGCACGGTTCTTTGTCTTTGTGCACGCTTAAAGTCATCTCCTACGGTATTGCGCACCCTGCAATATGCCGTTGCCTGAATCCCATCTAAAGTGCGGGTTCCACCCGATACATAACTAGATTTTTTGCCGGTTACCTTCATCAGCTCGTCAATGTATACCTTCATGTTCTCGGCTTCCTGGTTGGTAAGCTCAATTTCAATGCCGCCTAACAAGTCTACCACTTCCGATAATGCATTAAAATCGACTGCAACATAATCCTTGATATTCAAATCAAGGTTCTGGTTCATCATCGCAATCGCATACTCAGGTCCGCCCTTTGCGTAAGCTGCATTACACTTTTGGAAGGAGTTATCATAAACATTCAGATAAGAATCCCGGTATAACGAAACAAGCTTCACTTCTTTGGTGTCATTATTGATGCTTACAATCATGATACTGTCACTGTTTCCAGACTTGTAGCTTCCATTCGAGCGGTTATCCAGACCAAACAGCGCAATGTTTGTATATCCGTCTAAAATATCCTGTGTCTCTTCATCCAATTCATTAATCGACAATTCCTCTTCCGCAATCTCTCCGGTGTGTTCCATCTTATTCAGTTTCTGTTCTACAAACAACGCAGGAACTGCAATGATAATCACCACAATTGCAAGTACAATCCCCAGACAAACCCATTTCTTTTTCTTCATATCAGGCCCCTTTCTCTGCGATACCCTATCCGGCATGATTTTTTTTGATATCGCGCGTATAAAATTGAATCTGTTCGTAAATCTTCCTTGGTTCAATCGGCTTTGCAAGATGTGCATTCATTCCTGCCTCCAAGGATTTTTTGACATCCTCCTCATAGGCATTCGCCGACATTGCAATAATTGGAATCTGCGTGGCATCCTCTCTGTCTAAGGCACGGATGCGCCTTGTTGCCTCCAGCCCGTCCATCTCCGGCATTCTGATATCCATTAAGATAACATCATAAGTTCCCGGTTTTGACTGCTGGAACAATGTCACGCCCTCTTTTCCATCCTTTGCCCACGTTACAACCGCTTTTTGCTGCTCTAACAGCTTCGTTGCAATCTTGGCATTTAGCGGATGATCCTCACACAAAAGAATCTGGAATCCCGGTCTTAAAACTTCCGGCGGCTCTGTTCTCTTTGCCGCTTTTGGTGCTGGTGTAATGCTTATTTCTTCCTTTTTCTTCTTCACAAGTGGCATATTTAAGAACAACGTAATCGTTGTGCCACATCCTTTTTTACTGGAAATGGAAATCGTTCCTCCCATCATTTCAATCAGCTGTTTTGCGATTGGAAGCCCCAGTCCGGTTCCCATTGTATAATCTTCGTTTGTGTTTTCCTGCTTGAACGGTTCTAAGATATGTGGTAAAAAGTCTTTGCTGATTCCAATTCCAGTATCACGCACAATAAACTTGTTGCGTATCATTTCGTCTGTCTGTTCCACACGCTCCATGATGAATTCAATCTTTCCACCCTGCGGTGTGAATTTTACCGCATTGTTGAGCAGATTAATAAAAATCTGTTTGACTCTTTGCTCATCAATCATCATCTGGTACCATTCCGGTTCTTTCTTTTCAAAATGGAACTCTAAATGTTTCTCTGCAATCAACGGCTGCATCATATTGATAATCGAATCAAATACACCTTTTTCATCACATTCATGCGGATTGATGGTCAGATTTCCGCTTTCAATCTTATTGACATCCAACACATCGTTAATGAGCTGCAATAAAAATTCGCTCGACTCCTGCAATTGTGGAATATACCCTTTTAAGGTATCCATATTCTGCTCTTTTTCCATCAGATAGGACAGTCCTAAAATCACATTCATCGGCGTTCTCATATCGTGGCTCATTCTGGATAAAAAGGAACTTTGCGCCGTTTTTGCACGTTCCAGCTCAATATTTTTCTTTTTCATCCGGCTCGAATAGAAAAGTACTACCAGACAGACTCCGATTGCCGCAATAAAAAGTGCAATCACAACAATAAAAACCTGGGGTTTCTCATAAAACAGTGTCTCAAAATCCAATGCCGGGCTGGTATTTGCTGCCCCTTGAAAAATTGCATCGATATCTTCATCTGAAATGCTTTGAATTCCTTTTCCAATAATTGATTTTAAACAGCCATCCGTTTTGTTAGACATTCCTAACCCCAACTGGTACTGCATCGACGGAATCAGAATATATTTCAAAGAAATATATTTTCCACGATTCTGGAATGCTGTCGAGGTAAAATAATTCATAAATGTACAGTCGGCTTTTCCATCCAATACAGCCTCCAGGGCATCCTCTGCATTGTCATATTCGTCATAGGAAACGGTATCCCCATATATCTTGTATATCTGCTTCTCCAGATAGGGCTGGCCGTACACCGCAATTCTTTTGATATCAGATGAATTGTGATTCTCATTCACCACACGGTAGACATTCATCTCGTTTACCACATCCGATAATTCTACGTTCCACTGATTCGCAAATACAAAATCGTACGGGAAATCGACAATCATATCCGTCTCCCCTGATTTGATGGCATTTAGCGCATCCGTGTAACTTGGATAAGCGACAAACCGAAACTGCAATCCGGTCGCTTCCGAAATCCTGTCGTAGATATCGACCAATGAGCCACTGCAGTTTCCTTTTTCATCAAAGGAAATCATCGGATACCAGGAACCTCCCACGGCAACCGTTATAACCGAATTTTCCTTTAAAAATTCTTTTTCCTGACTGGACAGTACAACCGTCTGTTCTTCCTGTCTGGACTGATAATGACGCTCCATCTCCTGCTGGAAATTCGGCATATCAATCTTGATTCGCGTCATCGCATCGTTTAACTCTTCTAAGACATCTTCTTCGTCCTTTGGCACCGCAAAATAGTAGTCCATCGGTGCAAACTCGGCGACAATCCGGCTTCCATCGCCATAACTGCTTGAGACAACCCTTGCATCAATGATACCATTTTTCAATGCCTGTGTCATCTCATCCCCTGTATCAAAATAGAAAATCTGCGGATGCAGGTCATGTTCTTTACAAAAATCGTCAAAATATCCCCTGAAAATACTGGTGGAAAGAATTCCTACTTTCATATTCTGAAACGACTCATAGTCATTGTATGCATAATCAGTATTGTCCTGATCAACTAAAATACAACCGTAGTTGGTTCCTGAGGCGTAATCGGAAAAACCAAGTGTCTGCTCCCTGTACGATGTTTTGGAAACATTGTTCATCAGGTCAAGCTCACCATTTTCAAGCATTTCCACGCCCTCTGCAAACTCCACCGGAACAAATTCATATTTCCATCCTGTGTACTGCTGAATTGCCATCAGATACTCATAACTGCATCCGCTGTAAGTCTGTGTTTTCTCATCATAATCCTGAAAGCCGGGTGCTATGTAATATCCTACACGGATTACTTTTTGTTCCTGCCCCGCTTCTGTTGCCTCCTGCGCCATTGTGGTAACCGGGTACGCAAAAAAGCTGCACAGCATCATAATCAATATGACGGTTGCAGCTTTTCTAAGCCATGCCTTTTTTCCCTGGTATGATTTATTCTTTAATACTCTCATCGCTCTATCCTCAAACATTCTTAAAAAGATGAAATCTGTCTTTTTTGATATTTCCTTTTATCGTACTTTATCTTACTTCATCCTTCTTCAAAATTCTAGAATATTGGCGAAAATAGGCATCTTATATACAATTTTTTCTAAGAATTGAAATCAATCTTGATTCCTTTTAAGTCTTCTTCGAGCATATCGTTCTCTTCTAGAATCTTTTGAATACTTCTTTGTGCCTGGACAACGTTGCTGTTTGACTGCTCACTTTGTGTCATGTGCGTCTCTAACTTTTCTACTTCTGCCTGACCCTTTAAAAGTTTTTCCTGCTCTTTGCGCTTTTCTTTGGCATCTTCTAGGCGCTTATCCTGTTCTTCTTTCTCTTTTTCCTTCTCCTCTGCCTTTTCTTCACTCTCCTGGACTTTATCATCCACATTCTCTTTTACCTGATTGATGAGAAGTCCTAATATTTCTTTGTTAGAGGCATCTAACAGCTGCTCTGCAGAATCGTTTGCTTTTAACATATCCTGGGATTTTAACTCATCGATTCTTGCGTCCGCTATGGAGCCTCCTAAAGAACGTGCTTCGCGCTCATTTAACTCCGACAGCTGTTTTAATTCGATTGCTCCCGCGTTAAGCGCCAATGCTTTCTTTTGATATTCTGTACGAGGTGTGTTCTGTAATTCCTTTAACCGCTCCACCTCTTCCTTGGTAAACGGTTTGTCGCACACACCACCTTGATAATCCTGGAATTTTTCTAAAAGCTCAGTGTCCTTTTGCTCTTTTGAATCTTTATCAATCCCATATTCCTCCATCAGCATCTCTTTTTTCTCTTCAATATCACTTAAATAGTCTTGTGCTTCAAGATTTTCCTGAATCTTGGTATCCCGCAAATTCTTCCAGTCACGAATCTGCTTGTCTCTCTTATTATCCTTTTCCCAGGCACTCTGAATCAGATTCATTGCCTGATTTCTTGCATTTTTCCGTTTCTGCTCAATCAGATCATCCTGTCCGAGTGTAAGGCTGCCTCCGTAGATGGTATTGGTTTCTTTCTTCTCCGTTGACTCGGTCTTTGTGCTTTGGCTTTGGTTTACATAATTCTGTGTTGTACTAGCTCCATACTCCTGAATTTTGCTCATATTCATACCTGTACCTTTCATAACTGTGTGAAAACCTGTTTCTCACTTTTCCCCGTGTTCCTTTTCCATGAACTGCTTTTTGAAAAAGGGAGTTGTAATGCATCTTCTTGTCTTACAGCTCCCTTGTGTCCTATTTGTTTAATTTTGCTCTCTCATCGAGAATCCAGTTTGCAAACTGCTCCATTCCCTCTCCGGTCTTTGCGCTGATTGGCATAATCTTCGCATCTGGATTCAGTTTTAAAATGTGGCTGGATGCCTTCTCTAGATCAAAATCAAAGTATTCTAATGTATCCATTTTGTTGATTAAA
Above is a genomic segment from Roseburia sp. 831b containing:
- a CDS encoding glycoside hydrolase family 13 protein → MEYSAIFHDMDKRFCYAIDKDVFVIRVQVKKDDMKEIILHYEDKYIPMERKDTRKTISMKKVATSQFHDYYEAQLQMHLICLRYFFEFIDTHGEKVYYGNYEFNKDCITNRDRMFDCPQNLREEEMFEVPQWAANKVVYQIFPSRFAASQPVDKELWYKAPITHMDDLHGNLRGIIEHLDYIENLGIDILYMTPIFKSNSCHKYDTIDYYQVDPSFGTTEDLRELVQKAHERGMKVVLDAVYNHTGRDFFAFQDILEKGEKSRYLDWYFIDELPPKDEMGEIPNFKCFGYYGGMPKLNLKNPEVEKYITDVACYWIKECDIDGWRMDVGDEISHFFWKNFRKAIKAVKKDMLIIGEIWHYAGDFLEGDEWDTVMNYPFYLNMIDLLADTRINVSQFVQNLGYLKGRLNKKCYPLMWNLIDSHDTARFLHLCNDNKKKQHLAAAFQLLLPGMPMVYYGDEFAMPGANDPDCRRGMYWDGEYQDKEMFQWYKKLLQIRKTHTCVVEGELIEISAKDEEETIVMIRKNGEETIAMIFNCSTRMKEFNEYAQKYNLITDSVFDGKVEGLDAAVIKL
- a CDS encoding DUF4300 family protein codes for the protein MKRQNKIKTIIQLSAIVMLLCSMMLSACTAAQKQKIPVATYMGGNDTIKEVCREMEDAGASNVDVFQEWVVDFAASAGSNAKLEDAWSNPEKMRADTGKCMDGWEQNHDYSDSNCRMTAFLLLDGLLHAETMESSYNGSYLMFDTEAIDNVDRYEIIKENRDMFTTLYGEKSLTDENHPETTFSDNWQHYGFQIDSDRISLLSIAIYDPDSDVVFVGHTGILIKYSDYYLFVEKIAFEQPYQATKVHNMDELLHILSLRPEYFGEEGEIGPFVYCNGEYIGTLKKNI
- a CDS encoding MFS transporter, encoding MIRKKNIGIMYAISFLQGMVFYSAVATLYRQAAGISVFQITLMESISLALSVLLELPWGIIAEKIGYKHTMVICCLLYFLSKVVFYEANGFGMFLLERILLSIVIAGLSGVDESILYLSSEEAKVQRIFGIYSSIGTAGMLIAAGVYSLFLSGNYRLSALLTAVVYGIATIFCLFLDEVKEPEKEEKSSVIEFWQILKETIGRKELLCFLVSVALFSEMQQTITVFLNQLQYVRCGMTDNAIGWAYAVMTVAGLTGAWSDKLTVRLGKRKTGVLLLGLGLVCCLFLAFSTNAMVSVLAIICVRVAFSLMLPLVSLLENEQVHHENRATALSINAVMMDGVAIATNLIFGKLADESVSHAMIAGAVFCLVAVIGFSYSCKKFRQESRL
- a CDS encoding LCP family protein, with translation MKKKKWVCLGIVLAIVVIIIAVPALFVEQKLNKMEHTGEIAEEELSINELDEETQDILDGYTNIALFGLDNRSNGSYKSGNSDSIMIVSINNDTKEVKLVSLYRDSYLNVYDNSFQKCNAAYAKGGPEYAIAMMNQNLDLNIKDYVAVDFNALSEVVDLLGGIEIELTNQEAENMKVYIDELMKVTGKKSSYVSGGTRTLDGIQATAYCRVRNTVGDDFKRAQRQRTVLSLMFEKAKKSDIFTINKIVDAVMDDISTSYSSADILELAAGIAQYQLADSSGFPFSHYPMTLGKKGQVVVPTTLESNVIQLHSYLFGDTDYEVSETIQELSKKIQSDTGVSESDGVTFSGDYLEESEDTEEE
- a CDS encoding response regulator, producing MRVLKNKSYQGKKAWLRKAATVILIMMLCSFFAYPVTTMAQEATEAGQEQKVIRVGYYIAPGFQDYDEKTQTYSGCSYEYLMAIQQYTGWKYEFVPVEFAEGVEMLENGELDLMNNVSKTSYREQTLGFSDYASGTNYGCILVDQDNTDYAYNDYESFQNMKVGILSTSIFRGYFDDFCKEHDLHPQIFYFDTGDEMTQALKNGIIDARVVSSSYGDGSRIVAEFAPMDYYFAVPKDEEDVLEELNDAMTRIKIDMPNFQQEMERHYQSRQEEQTVVLSSQEKEFLKENSVITVAVGGSWYPMISFDEKGNCSGSLVDIYDRISEATGLQFRFVAYPSYTDALNAIKSGETDMIVDFPYDFVFANQWNVELSDVVNEMNVYRVVNENHNSSDIKRIAVYGQPYLEKQIYKIYGDTVSYDEYDNAEDALEAVLDGKADCTFMNYFTSTAFQNRGKYISLKYILIPSMQYQLGLGMSNKTDGCLKSIIGKGIQSISDEDIDAIFQGAANTSPALDFETLFYEKPQVFIVVIALFIAAIGVCLVVLFYSSRMKKKNIELERAKTAQSSFLSRMSHDMRTPMNVILGLSYLMEKEQNMDTLKGYIPQLQESSEFLLQLINDVLDVNKIESGNLTINPHECDEKGVFDSIINMMQPLIAEKHLEFHFEKKEPEWYQMMIDEQRVKQIFINLLNNAVKFTPQGGKIEFIMERVEQTDEMIRNKFIVRDTGIGISKDFLPHILEPFKQENTNEDYTMGTGLGLPIAKQLIEMMGGTISISSKKGCGTTITLFLNMPLVKKKKEEISITPAPKAAKRTEPPEVLRPGFQILLCEDHPLNAKIATKLLEQQKAVVTWAKDGKEGVTLFQQSKPGTYDVILMDIRMPEMDGLEATRRIRALDREDATQIPIIAMSANAYEEDVKKSLEAGMNAHLAKPIEPRKIYEQIQFYTRDIKKNHAG